From Ptychodera flava strain L36383 chromosome 2, AS_Pfla_20210202, whole genome shotgun sequence, the proteins below share one genomic window:
- the LOC139149356 gene encoding uncharacterized protein yields MKLDLIDCTTSGPNAAVLEIDDSNIDGGSIAVTWSEVDGELDYYAVSCSDGGTANPAKVQEGGTLAAKCEGYNTAGSAQTITVVTVSGTTNSSDAEMNINTRPNAAVLEIDDSNVDGTSIAVRWSEVDGDLDYYAVSCSDGGTVNPAIVQEGGTLAAKCEGYSTPGSAQTITVVTVSGTSNSTDAEITINTRPNAAVLEIDDSNIEWW; encoded by the exons atgaagctggacctgatcgactgcacaacgtccg GACCAAATGCAGCAGTTCTTGAAATAGATGATAGCAACATTGATGGTGGTAGTATTGCTGTTACATGGTCTGAAGTAGATGGGGAGTTAGATTACTATGCTGTGTCCTGCTCTGATGGTGGTACTGCTAACCCTGCCAAAGTACAAGAGGGTGGAACCCTTGCAGCCAAATGTGAAGGGTACAATACAGCAGGAAGTGCACAGACTATTACAGTAGTTACTGTGAGTGGAACTACAAACAGCAGTGATGCAGAAATGAATATAAATACAA GACCAAATGCTGCAGTTCTTGAAATAGATGACAGCAACGTTGATGGTACTAGTATTGCTGTTAGATGGTCTGAAGTAGATGGGGACTTAGATTATTATGCTGTGTCCTGCTCTGATGGTGGTACTGTTAACCCTGCCATAGTACAAGAGGGTGGAACCCTTGCAGCCAAATGTGAAGGGTACAGTACACCAGGAAGTGCACAGACTATTACAGTAGTTACTGTGAGTGGAACCTCAAACAGCACTGATGcagaaataacaataaatacaa GACCAAATGCTGCAGTTCTTGAAATAGATGACAGCAACATTGAGTGGTGGTAG